The following proteins come from a genomic window of Helicobacter canadensis MIT 98-5491:
- a CDS encoding YciI family protein — protein sequence MKNLFIILVTYTKELAEIEKILASHREYLKTGYASGNLLASGPQNPRKGGIIVGQFDNKEAAINFTKQDPFYLQNVAKYEILEFEPVLHQDFLKDFLV from the coding sequence GAAAAATTTATTTATAATTCTTGTAACTTACACAAAAGAGTTAGCGGAGATCGAAAAAATTCTTGCCTCTCATAGAGAATATCTTAAAACCGGTTATGCAAGTGGGAATCTTTTAGCAAGTGGTCCTCAAAATCCTCGCAAAGGTGGAATCATTGTTGGGCAATTTGACAATAAAGAAGCGGCGATTAATTTTACAAAACAAGATCCTTTTTATTTACAGAATGTTGCAAAATATGAAATTTTAGAGTTTGAACCTGTTTTGCACCAAGACTTCTTAAAGGATTTTTTGGTTTAG
- the tatB gene encoding Sec-independent protein translocase protein TatB, whose protein sequence is MFGMGFFEILVIAAVAIIFLGPEKLPKALVDVAKFIKAVKKTMDDAKESLDREVNLNKIKEEALAYKNSLTQGVENFTKEMDLKELSSLDFEEEQKPQTSETKESPLAPNVNTLPTSNFKEGIKPSQTKQTLSFKEDVKSEEKVING, encoded by the coding sequence ATGTTTGGAATGGGATTTTTTGAAATTTTAGTAATTGCAGCAGTGGCAATTATTTTTTTAGGTCCTGAGAAATTGCCTAAAGCCTTGGTTGATGTTGCAAAGTTTATTAAAGCGGTTAAGAAAACAATGGATGATGCCAAAGAAAGCTTAGATAGAGAAGTCAATCTAAATAAAATTAAAGAAGAAGCTTTAGCATATAAAAATAGTCTCACACAAGGAGTGGAGAACTTCACAAAAGAAATGGATTTAAAAGAGCTTTCTTCTTTGGATTTTGAGGAAGAACAAAAGCCGCAAACTTCAGAAACAAAAGAATCGCCCCTTGCTCCAAATGTTAATACTCTGCCAACTTCTAATTTTAAAGAGGGGATTAAGCCTTCACAAACAAAGCAGACTTTAAGCTTTAAAGAAGATGTGAAGAGCGAAGAGAAAGTTATTAATGGTTAA
- the tatC gene encoding twin-arginine translocase subunit TatC, producing MFEDLKPHIQDLRKCLIVITLALLTTFLISFYFWEIILDWMVAPLSAALPKGRESVIFTQVGEAFFTAIKVAFFSGFIFALPVIFWQIWAFVAPGLYDNEKKLVVPFVIFGTFFFLCGCAFAYYVAFPIGFHYLINFGSQLFTALPSIGDYVGFFAKLMVGFGISFEFPVITFFLAKIGLVTDKTLKDYFKYAIIFIFILAAILTPPDILSQFLMAIPLVFLYGLSIVIAKLVNPYKNEQDENE from the coding sequence ATGTTTGAAGATTTAAAGCCACATATTCAAGATTTACGCAAGTGTTTAATCGTAATTACCTTAGCACTTTTGACAACTTTTTTAATTTCTTTTTATTTTTGGGAGATTATTTTAGATTGGATGGTGGCTCCTTTGAGTGCCGCTTTGCCTAAGGGGCGTGAAAGTGTTATTTTTACTCAAGTTGGAGAGGCATTTTTTACAGCTATTAAGGTTGCTTTTTTTAGTGGGTTTATTTTTGCTTTACCTGTTATATTTTGGCAGATTTGGGCATTTGTAGCACCAGGTCTTTATGACAATGAAAAAAAGCTTGTTGTTCCCTTTGTGATTTTTGGAACCTTTTTCTTTTTGTGTGGTTGTGCGTTTGCATATTATGTAGCTTTTCCAATTGGTTTTCATTATTTGATTAATTTTGGTAGCCAACTTTTTACTGCACTTCCAAGTATTGGGGATTATGTTGGATTTTTTGCAAAATTAATGGTGGGATTTGGAATTTCCTTTGAATTCCCTGTGATTACATTTTTTTTGGCAAAAATTGGACTAGTTACGGATAAGACTTTAAAAGATTATTTTAAATATGCCATTATTTTTATTTTTATTTTGGCAGCTATTCTTACTCCTCCAGATATTCTTTCTCAATTTTTAATGGCAATTCCTTTAGTTTTTCTTTATGGATTATCTATTGTTATTGCCAAATTAGTTAATCCTTATAAAAATGAGCAAGATGAGAATGAATGA
- the queA gene encoding tRNA preQ1(34) S-adenosylmethionine ribosyltransferase-isomerase QueA: MNELLLESYDYDLPKELIALNPIMPQENARLLVYDRKDHSITHTTFRDFAKFLPKETLLVFNDTKVIPARIYGKKLQKEALGGGKIEALFHKEIMENLYLMQLKGRLKIGNIVEFVGVFAKILKDCGMGFKEVSFFRDEKCLLPLSRQEFFDFLEQFGHIPLPPYIKREDNQEDRVNYNSVFAKNVGAIAAPTASLHFNQEAFKALQRDFESAFVTLHVGAGTFIGVSTENILEHKMHQETFVIPKESVEKIKKVSHITAIGTTATRVVEYFARTKQTQGECDLFLHPQNKPIITNALLTNFHLPKTTLLMLVASFVGLEETKRIYKQAIEEKYRFYSYGDGMLVL; encoded by the coding sequence ATGAATGAATTATTGTTGGAGAGTTATGATTATGATCTCCCTAAAGAACTCATTGCTTTAAATCCAATAATGCCTCAAGAAAATGCCAGACTTTTAGTCTATGATAGAAAAGATCACTCTATCACACATACGACCTTTAGAGATTTTGCGAAGTTTTTACCAAAAGAAACTCTACTTGTTTTTAATGATACTAAAGTGATTCCAGCTAGAATCTATGGTAAAAAATTACAAAAAGAGGCTTTGGGTGGTGGAAAAATAGAAGCTTTATTTCATAAAGAAATAATGGAAAATTTATATTTAATGCAATTAAAAGGGCGATTAAAAATAGGAAATATTGTTGAGTTTGTTGGGGTTTTTGCAAAAATTCTTAAAGATTGCGGAATGGGGTTTAAGGAAGTCTCATTTTTTAGAGATGAAAAATGTTTGCTTCCCCTAAGTCGCCAAGAATTTTTTGACTTTTTAGAGCAGTTTGGGCATATTCCCTTGCCGCCTTATATTAAGCGTGAGGATAATCAAGAAGATAGGGTGAATTATAATTCTGTTTTTGCTAAGAATGTTGGAGCTATTGCTGCTCCAACGGCTTCCTTGCATTTTAATCAAGAGGCTTTTAAAGCATTGCAAAGAGATTTTGAAAGTGCTTTTGTGACTTTACATGTTGGCGCAGGAACTTTTATTGGAGTGAGCACAGAGAATATTTTGGAGCATAAAATGCACCAAGAAACTTTCGTGATACCTAAAGAGAGTGTAGAGAAAATCAAAAAAGTCTCACATATTACTGCTATTGGGACGACTGCAACAAGGGTAGTGGAGTATTTTGCTCGCACCAAACAAACACAGGGAGAATGTGATTTGTTTTTGCATCCGCAAAATAAGCCAATTATTACAAATGCTTTGCTGACAAATTTTCACTTACCTAAAACAACTTTATTAATGCTTGTTGCTTCATTTGTGGGATTGGAGGAAACAAAGAGAATTTATAAACAAGCCATTGAAGAAAAATACCGCTTTTATTCCTATGGTGATGGAATGTTGGTGCTATGA
- the rsmG gene encoding 16S rRNA (guanine(527)-N(7))-methyltransferase RsmG: MSFILTTQANQALETYAKLLLEWNGIHSLSGARDLQSVYKNIQDSLYPLEFLGEVLRNKTKLFDVGSGNGFPAVALGIALGIEVVLCEPNAKKAAFLQNLKSQLGLKNFMILRQRVEEVKLDKKPDLITSRATFSVEDFLKKTKSIIGRESLILLYKGSLVENEIPQGLEYERFQKDFRNYLVIKGEAIC; encoded by the coding sequence ATGAGTTTTATTTTAACAACACAAGCCAATCAGGCTTTAGAAACTTATGCAAAATTGCTTTTAGAATGGAATGGGATTCATAGCTTAAGTGGGGCTAGGGATTTGCAGAGTGTTTATAAAAATATTCAAGATTCTTTATATCCTTTAGAGTTTTTAGGCGAAGTTTTAAGGAATAAAACGAAGCTTTTTGATGTGGGAAGTGGAAATGGATTTCCAGCAGTTGCTTTAGGAATTGCACTTGGAATCGAAGTTGTGCTATGTGAGCCTAATGCAAAAAAAGCTGCTTTTTTGCAGAATCTTAAATCGCAATTGGGATTAAAAAATTTTATGATCTTACGCCAGAGAGTGGAGGAAGTTAAGCTAGATAAAAAGCCAGATTTAATTACTTCAAGAGCGACTTTTAGCGTGGAAGATTTTTTAAAAAAGACAAAATCAATTATTGGGAGAGAGAGCTTAATTTTACTTTATAAGGGTTCTTTGGTGGAAAATGAGATTCCGCAAGGATTGGAATATGAGCGTTTCCAAAAAGATTTTAGGAATTATCTAGTGATAAAAGGGGAGGCAATATGTTGA
- a CDS encoding PP0621 family protein — protein sequence MLKFLLIILLIVGVYFFVRKIGSKSTQETHSKKTNHEEIMLECKKCGTYISSKEAIISNGEYYCSKECLERS from the coding sequence ATGTTGAAGTTTTTATTAATTATTTTATTGATAGTTGGCGTTTATTTTTTTGTTCGAAAAATTGGTTCTAAAAGCACACAAGAAACTCACTCAAAAAAAACTAATCACGAAGAGATTATGCTAGAGTGCAAAAAATGTGGCACTTATATTTCTTCTAAAGAGGCAATCATTAGTAATGGCGAGTATTATTGTTCTAAAGAATGTTTAGAGAGGTCTTAA
- a CDS encoding Crp/Fnr family transcriptional regulator: MENLGEFEPFCELDLESQEALSKIAILKNYKKKEIIFYEEDEVREIYFLIKGSVKIYKVDRFDNEVFFGISTKGLLNDYDDTKDLVSFMNVECMEDSLVACFDIEGLRVVFDSHPQILKMFFKEALKRIKVFENVVLKELIFDSTAKVAYSLYYDLEEFNTHKKQENAAFLNIQPETLSRILKKMHRDNVIETNQAGKIEILDQHKLQMIFKQDTR, from the coding sequence TTGGAAAATTTAGGGGAGTTTGAACCATTTTGTGAGTTGGATTTAGAATCACAAGAAGCTTTAAGCAAGATTGCTATCTTAAAAAATTATAAAAAGAAAGAAATTATTTTTTATGAAGAAGATGAAGTTAGAGAAATTTATTTTTTAATTAAAGGTAGCGTGAAAATCTATAAAGTGGATAGATTTGATAATGAAGTATTTTTTGGGATTTCTACAAAGGGTTTATTGAATGATTATGATGATACAAAAGATCTAGTGTCTTTTATGAATGTGGAGTGTATGGAAGATTCTTTAGTAGCTTGTTTTGATATAGAAGGATTGCGAGTAGTTTTTGATTCTCATCCTCAGATTCTAAAAATGTTTTTTAAAGAGGCGTTAAAAAGGATTAAAGTTTTTGAAAATGTGGTTTTGAAAGAATTGATTTTTGATAGCACAGCTAAAGTAGCTTATTCATTGTATTATGATTTAGAGGAATTTAACACGCATAAAAAACAAGAAAATGCAGCATTTTTGAATATTCAGCCCGAGACACTTTCAAGGATTTTAAAAAAAATGCATCGCGATAATGTGATAGAAACCAATCAAGCAGGAAAAATAGAAATTTTAGATCAACATAAACTCCAAATGATTTTTAAACAGGATACAAGATGA
- a CDS encoding type IV pili methyl-accepting chemotaxis transducer N-terminal domain-containing protein: MTKIVTRLIVIGIITTICVGIMIGSVILINQRSLQDGYLINIAGKQRMLTQKITKEVFMINSQNKQGFDELNQSIKEFESNLDILQYGSQEKNIHASTNLTIIKQLNSIESQWLVFKKEVEDFQKKALNIYTDRNFLEDNNLAILRLSDHIVQAMVKAKMPQNVIDEAAKQRMLIQRMAYLLIHYTNQWDSISYRELKEVCELYDSVISNFYYNKNYQKYPNIYKAIKANYEFWSVYYQHLQSAMVTQEEMVGNLKNIAVQNTDLLKQINWMVNYYSDISTHSRSYLEKFQYVAAFIMVLLALYSMRNLFNIHIHLKKFVKKTQMLAQGDFKGNLAEAIKLEGESELSLASKNLSKFLNKFHMAKETSNRAKELSDDISREILEISEEIREKLEMAQISQNKRKSIENAINLGEDIAIQSSEQLIVVARLLEKLHAILQDIEQSCKEKENNKILK, encoded by the coding sequence ATGACAAAAATTGTTACGCGTCTTATTGTTATTGGTATTATCACAACAATTTGTGTAGGGATTATGATAGGTTCTGTTATTTTGATTAATCAAAGAAGTTTGCAAGATGGATATTTGATTAATATTGCGGGCAAACAAAGAATGCTTACCCAAAAAATTACTAAAGAAGTTTTTATGATTAATTCTCAAAATAAGCAGGGATTTGATGAATTAAATCAGTCTATTAAGGAATTTGAGAGTAATCTTGATATTTTACAATATGGCAGTCAGGAAAAAAATATTCACGCATCGACTAATTTAACAATTATTAAGCAGCTTAATTCCATTGAAAGTCAATGGCTGGTTTTTAAAAAAGAAGTGGAGGATTTTCAAAAAAAAGCACTTAATATCTATACCGATAGAAATTTCCTAGAGGATAATAATTTAGCGATTCTAAGGCTTTCAGATCATATTGTTCAAGCTATGGTGAAAGCAAAAATGCCACAAAATGTGATTGATGAAGCCGCCAAACAAAGGATGCTTATTCAGAGAATGGCTTATTTACTGATTCATTACACTAATCAATGGGATAGTATTTCTTATCGCGAATTAAAGGAAGTGTGTGAATTATATGATTCTGTGATTTCAAATTTTTATTACAATAAGAATTATCAAAAATATCCAAATATTTATAAGGCTATTAAAGCAAATTATGAATTTTGGAGTGTTTATTATCAGCATCTCCAAAGTGCTATGGTTACACAAGAGGAAATGGTGGGAAACTTAAAAAATATTGCTGTGCAGAATACGGATTTGCTAAAGCAAATTAATTGGATGGTGAATTATTATTCAGATATTTCAACCCATTCGCGTTCTTATTTAGAGAAATTTCAATATGTAGCAGCTTTTATTATGGTGCTTTTGGCATTGTATTCAATGAGAAATTTATTCAATATTCACATTCATCTTAAAAAATTTGTCAAAAAAACCCAAATGTTAGCCCAAGGTGATTTTAAAGGGAATCTAGCAGAAGCTATCAAACTAGAGGGAGAAAGCGAGTTATCTCTTGCTTCAAAGAATCTTTCAAAATTTCTAAATAAATTTCATATGGCAAAAGAAACTTCAAATCGTGCTAAAGAATTGAGTGATGATATTAGTCGAGAGATTTTAGAAATTAGCGAAGAAATAAGAGAAAAATTGGAAATGGCGCAAATTAGCCAAAATAAAAGAAAAAGCATAGAAAATGCAATTAATTTAGGTGAAGATATAGCGATTCAATCGAGCGAACAACTTATTGTTGTTGCAAGATTATTAGAAAAGCTCCACGCAATTTTGCAAGACATTGAGCAATCTTGCAAAGAAAAGGAAAACAATAAAATATTAAAGTGA
- a CDS encoding histidine triad nucleotide-binding protein: protein MTIFEKIIKGEAPCNKVLENEDFLAFHDIAPKAPIHVLIIPKKFAKDFQQVSPKEMAGMTEFIQECAKTLGLDKNGYRIISNVGIDGGQEIPYLHFHLLGGAKLRWDNLAQNISEQQRLEEAKKGM from the coding sequence ATGACTATTTTTGAAAAAATTATCAAAGGTGAAGCACCTTGCAATAAAGTTTTAGAAAATGAAGATTTTCTTGCTTTCCACGATATTGCTCCAAAAGCCCCCATTCATGTTTTAATTATCCCCAAAAAATTTGCTAAAGACTTCCAACAAGTAAGCCCCAAAGAAATGGCAGGAATGACAGAATTTATTCAAGAATGCGCTAAAACTCTAGGTTTAGATAAAAATGGTTACCGCATTATTAGCAATGTTGGAATCGATGGAGGACAAGAGATTCCTTATTTACACTTTCATCTTCTAGGGGGTGCTAAACTACGCTGGGATAATCTTGCACAAAATATTTCTGAACAACAAAGACTTGAAGAAGCCAAAAAGGGAATGTAG
- the pheS gene encoding phenylalanine--tRNA ligase subunit alpha — protein MEEIFSKINQAKNTTELEEIRISVMGKKGSLTAKFAALKNCDEAQKKTLAKELNLLKMEFEKALANKKEELSFKELQEKLQAQKIDVSLFSSCSFKGSNHPIMLMLDRIVEYFLSMNFMIKTGPLVEDDFHNFEALNLPKYHPARDMQDTFYFKDGKLLRTHTSPVQIRTMESQKPPIRMICPGNVFRCDYDLTHTPMFHQVEGLVVENGKDSVSFANLKFILEDFLKYMFGDVKVRFRSSYFPFTEPSAEVDMSCIFCKGEGCRVCSHTGWLEVLGCGCVSENVFKAVGYENVSGYAFGLGVERFAMLAYSVPDLRAFFESDLRILEQFQ, from the coding sequence TTGGAAGAGATATTTTCTAAAATTAATCAAGCTAAGAATACCACAGAACTAGAAGAGATTCGTATTTCGGTGATGGGAAAAAAGGGGAGTTTGACTGCGAAATTTGCGGCATTAAAAAATTGTGATGAAGCCCAAAAAAAGACTTTGGCAAAAGAGTTAAATTTGCTAAAAATGGAATTTGAAAAAGCATTGGCTAATAAAAAAGAAGAATTAAGTTTTAAAGAATTGCAAGAAAAATTACAAGCGCAAAAAATTGATGTTTCTTTGTTTAGCTCTTGTAGTTTTAAAGGTTCAAATCATCCAATTATGTTAATGTTGGATAGAATTGTAGAGTATTTTTTAAGTATGAATTTTATGATTAAAACAGGACCTTTGGTGGAAGATGATTTTCATAATTTTGAAGCTCTAAATCTTCCTAAATATCATCCTGCAAGGGATATGCAAGACACTTTTTATTTTAAGGATGGAAAGTTATTAAGGACGCACACTTCGCCGGTGCAGATTCGAACAATGGAATCCCAAAAGCCTCCTATTCGTATGATTTGCCCTGGAAATGTTTTTCGATGTGATTATGATTTGACACATACGCCAATGTTTCATCAAGTGGAGGGCTTGGTTGTTGAGAATGGTAAGGATTCGGTGAGCTTTGCTAATTTGAAGTTTATTTTGGAAGATTTTTTGAAATATATGTTTGGGGATGTAAAAGTGCGATTTAGATCAAGCTATTTTCCTTTTACCGAACCTAGTGCAGAAGTGGATATGAGTTGTATTTTTTGCAAAGGAGAGGGTTGTCGTGTTTGCTCTCACACAGGTTGGTTAGAAGTGCTTGGTTGTGGATGCGTGAGTGAAAATGTATTTAAGGCAGTTGGATATGAAAATGTTAGTGGTTATGCTTTTGGATTAGGGGTTGAGAGGTTTGCAATGTTGGCTTATAGTGTGCCAGATTTGCGTGCATTTTTTGAAAGTGATTTGAGGATTTTGGAGCAGTTTCAATGA